From Daucus carota subsp. sativus chromosome 6, DH1 v3.0, whole genome shotgun sequence, the proteins below share one genomic window:
- the LOC108226982 gene encoding aquaporin TIP3-1 — protein MPRRYEFGRTDDATHPHTMRATLAEFLSTFVFVFAAEGSVLALDKMYSVRALGASSLLLIALANAFSFFAAVASAINISGGHVNPAITLGALVGGRLSLVRAIYYWLGQLLGAVIASLLLRFSTDGMRPVGFEVASGVGTWHALLMEIILTFAVMHAYYSTALDPKRGHLGTIAPLVVALMVGASVLVGGPFSGASMNPARAFGPALVGWRWSNHWIYWLGPFIGAALSGVVYEFGIIEADPAPVARHPTHQPLAPEDY, from the exons ATGCCTCGAAGATATGAGTTTGGGAGGACGGATGATGCGACTCATCCGCATACCATGCGAGCTACTTTGGCCGAGTTTCTCTCCACTTTTGTCTTTGTTTTTGCTGCTGAAGGCTCTGTCCTTGCTCTTG ATAAGATGTACAGTGTGAGAGCGCTAGGAGCATCAAGCCTGCTGCTGATTGCACTTGCGAATGCATTCTCCTTCTTCGCGGCAGTGGCTTCCGCCATCAACATCTCCGGTGGCCACGTCAATCCGGCCATCACTCTCGGTGCACTTGTTGGTGGCAGACTCTCTCTTGTTCGTGCCATCTACTATTGGCTTGGACAATTGTTGGGTGCTGTCATTGCCTCTCTTTTGTTGAGGTTCTCTACCGATGGCATg AGACCAGTTGGATTTGAAGTGGCATCAGGCGTTGGAACCTGGCACGCATTGTTGATGGAGATAATACTCACTTTCGCGGTGATGCACGCCTACTACTCAACCGCCCTTGATCCCAAACGAGGCCATCTGGGAACCATTGCGCCTCTCGTAGTTGCACTCATGGTTGGCGCAAGTGTACTAGTTGGAGGGCCATTCTCCGGAGCGTCGATGAACCCGGCTCGAGCATTCGGACCGGCCTTGGTAGGCTGGAGGTGGAGCAACCACTGGATATACTGGCTAGGTCCTTTCATCGGTGCTGCATTGTCTGGTGTGGTCTATGAGTTTGGAATTATCGAGGCCGATCCGGCTCCGGTGGCCCGGCATCCGACTCATCAGCCCTTGGCTCCGGAGGATTACTGA